GTGGGGGTGAGCATGATCTGATAGTTCACAAACTGGGTGGGCCGCAGGGACCCGAGTGACTCTATCTGACGTTGCCCGTTCTGATTCCATCCCGGACTATCACGGTGATGGCCGGAACGCGCCGAGCCGACCCGCCCTCACGCCCACCGATACTCATACTCAGGCCGTCCCGGCGTCCCATGTCGCGGCTGTTTCACCGCCTGCTTGGTCTTCACCAGATGCTCCAGATACCGGCGCACCGTCACGCGGGAGAGCTCCAATCGCGCGCCCACCTCGGTCGCGGAAACGGGCGACATCGAGTCCCGCACGACGCCGGACACCGCCGCCAGCGTCTCCTCGATCAGCCCCTTGGGCAAGCGCTCCGATGACACCGAGCGCAGCGCACTGAGCGCATTGTCGACGGCCGCCTGGGTCGCCAACGACCCCGCCTCGTCGCCGCTGAGATTGAGGCGGAACGCCCGCTGGTTCTCCAGCTTCTCGCGGAAGGCGGCGAAGGTGAACGGTTTGATGAGGTACTGCGTGATCCCCGTCGAGATCGCGGACTTGATGACCTGCAGGTGGCGCACTGCGGTGATCGCGATGATGTCGGCCCCATGACCGCGCGTGTTCATGCGTTTGGCCACGTCGAGACCGTGCGAGTCGGTGAGGCTCATGTCCAGCAGGACGATGTCGACCGGGGTGCCGGCATCCGCCAGCGCATCAATGCGGGCGAGCGCATCGTATCCGCTGAGGCAGATGGCCGCGACGGTGAACCCCGGAACTCTGCGGACGTAGTCCCCGTGCGCCTCGGCGGTCATCGGATCGTCTTCGACGATGAGCACCCGCAGCTCGGCATCATCGCCCGTCATCGCCACCATCCCGTCCGTCTCCGGTTCTCTCGTTCGTCGCGGCGCTGTCATTCGCTGCGCCCTCGCCGAGGTTGTCCTCCGTCAGTGGCAGTGTGACCGTGAAGATCGCACCGCCATCCGATTCGACGTCCAGTTCCCCACCGAGCCTGGTCACGGCCTGCCTGACGAGGACCAGCCCGAACCCGCGTCCACCTGTGCGCGGGGCCGCCGCCTTCTCAGAGGCGCCGAGGTGGAAGATCGCGTCGATGTCCGTGTCCTCGATGCCCGGGCCCGAGTCCGCGATCGTGATGATGAGCTCCCCGTCGGCGGCGACAAAATCGGCCCACACGTGTCTTTCCTCGGAGTCGGCTGCGGCGTCGAAGGCGTTGTCGAGGAGGTTGCCGGCCACGGTGACGAGATCACGCGCGTCGAGGCTGGCCGGCGGGAGCTGACCGGTGGCCGTGACGGTGAGTTCGATCCCACGCTCATTGGCCTGCGCGGCCTTGCCGATCATCAGCGCCGTGATGAAGGGTTCGTCAAGGGAATCGACGAACGAATCGGTCAGCCGCTGCGACTCCTGCTGATCGCGGACCGCGAAGTCCAGGGCTTCAGGGGAGCGCCCCAGCTCGATGAGCGTCGAGACCGTGTGCAGCCGGTTGGCATGCTCATGGGTCTGGGCCCGCAGCGCCTCGGTCAGCGTCGTCATCGTCTCGAGCTCACCGGTCAGCTCCTGGATGTCGGTGCGATCGCGCAGGGTGGCCACGGTGCCGCCGCCCCGGTCCTCGTCCCTGCCGCCGTCCGGCTGACTGGCCCGCTTCTGATTGACCACCAGCACCCTCTCCTGTGTCAGGTGGATCTCGTCGACGGCATCCCGGCCCGACGACAACAGAGCATCCACGGATACGGGCAGGTCCACCTCGGCGAGGGGAATGGGGGTGCGGTCATCGGGCTCGGGCAGACCCAGCAGCGCGGCGGCCTCATCGTTGTAGAGGACCAGACGCCCATCATCGTCGACGAGGACGAGGCCCTCGCGCAGCGAATGCAGCGCGGAGTCGTAGAACGCGAAGAGGCTCTTGAGCTGCTCGGGCCCGTAGCCGAGGGTGACTCGGCGCAGGTAGCGGCTGAGGATCCAGGACCCGAGTCCGCCGAGTCCGATCGCCGCGAGACCGACGATGATGATCTGCGGCAGTGCCGCCGCCCGGGCCACCGACAGGGTCTGCAACGTCACTCCGACCGAAACCATTGCCGTGACCTCGCCGGATGAGTCGGTGATGGGCACGATTGCGCGCACCGACTCCCCCAGCGTGCCTTCGTACTCCTCGACCTGGCTGTGGCCCGTCAGCGCCCGGTCGACGCTGCCGATGTAGTCCTTACCCAGCTGCCGACGATCCGGGTGTGTGTACCGGGTGCGGTCGCGGTCCATGATCGTCACGAAGTCGACGTCCGCGGTCGAAATCACGGTCAGCGCATACGGCTGCAGCTTCGCCGAGGTCTCAGACGCCTCCGATCCCTGAACGGACTCGATGACGAAGGGGTCGTGGGCCAGGGTCTCGGCGATGGACAGCACCCGCTCCGAGGTGGCGTCGCGGGCGGAACCCAACGTCGAGACGTAGCTGGTGATGGACAGTGCGGCGCAGACGATGACGATGAGCGCGAGCTGAAGGAAGAAGAGTCGGCGTGCCAGCGGTCCGCCTCGGCCCCGGACTCGGCCGGGCACACCGGTTCTCCTCACCATCACTTCCGTTCGACGACTACTTCTTCTTGGTCTTCTTCGTCTTCTTCGATCCGCCGATGAGCATGAGCGAGATGCCGATCGCGGCCAGCCAGGTGTCCTTGGCCACGGGGATGCCGTCCTGGGACGGGCGGATGCCGTCGTCTTCGGTCATGGACTCGATGGAGAAGTAGTTCGATACGAGCCCGGATGCGAACGTCGTCAGCGCGGCTCCCGCGATCCGGGTGGGGACGAAGGGCAGCAGCAGGGAGGCACCCACGGCGATCTCACCGTAGGACAGGAACTTCCCGAACTGGGCCGGGGTCATGTTCTCCACCATCGGGACACCGTTGGCGGCCATCTGCTGCAGACCGGCGGCCGACTCCTCGTCGATGCCGAGCTTGCCGATGCCGGAGTTGAGAATGAACGCGCCGGGAACGGCACGCAGAAGTGCGGTGCTGATTTGCATGAGCTATCCCTTCATCTGGTTGGGGCACGGTGGTCTCTGCTCGTGCCTCAGGGACCACATTAGTCGACTGCGTGACCGGTGCCATGAACACTATGAACGCAACCGAGACACATGTCACTCTCCCTGCGAGGCTGTGCGAGCAGATCGACGCGACCAGGATGTCGCGAGAACAACCACTCAAGGAGGAGACATGGCAACGCTGCCATCGAACGCAGAGGCCGCCGAGGCGGGGCCCACCCCACCGCAGCGGAAGAAGGACCGCACGCACTGGCTCTACATCATGGTCATCATCGCCGTCGTCCTCGGCGCGGCCATCGGACTCATGGCCCCCGAGGTCGGCATCGCCCTCAAACCGCTGGGCACCGCTTTCGTGGCACTGATCAAGATGATCATCGCACCGATCATCTTCTGCACCATCGTCCTCGGCGTCGGGTCCGTGGCCCGTGCGGCCACCGTCGGCAAGGTGGGCGGACTCGCGATGGTCTACTTCCTCATCATGGCCACCTTCGCCCTGGTCATCGGCCTGGTGGTCGGCAACCTCATCCATCCGGGCGCGGGTCTGCACCTCAAGCCCTACGAGGAGTCCTCGGGCGGCAGTGAGGGTTCGACCGTCGAGTTCCTCATGAGCCTCATCCCCGGCGACATCCCCGTCCTGCCCACCCTCGTCCTCGCGCTGCTCGTCGGCTTCGCCCTGCAGTCGATGGGCAAGGCCGGCGAGCCTGTCGTCAACGGCATCCGCCACATCCAGGCGGTGGTGTTCAAGCTCATGATGATGATCATGTGGGCCGCCCCCGTCGGCGCCTTCGGTGCCATCGCCGCGGTCGTCGGCGCCACCGGTTGGGCAGCGATCGGATCCATGGCCATCCTCATGGGTGCCTTCTACCTCACCTGCGCCCTGTTCATCGTCATCGTCCTCGGCGGTCTGCTCAAGATCGTCACGGGCCTCAACATCTTCCTCCTCATGAAGTACCTGGCGCGCGAATACCTGCTCATCTTCTCGACCTCGTCGTCAGAGTCGGCACTGCCTCGACTGCTGGCAAAGATGGAGCACGCCGGTGTCTCGAAGCCCGTCGTGGGCATCACCGTACCGACCGGGTACTCGTTCAACCTCGACGGCACCGCCATCTACCTGACCATGGCGTCGCTGTTCGTCTCCACTGCCATGGGCATGCCGATGAGCCTACCCGAGCAGATCTCGCTGCTGGTGTTCATGATCATCGCCTCGAAGGGAGCCGCCGGAGTCACCGGTGCGGGACTCGCCACCCTGGCCGCCGGCCTGCAGTCCCACCGCCCGGAGCTGCTCGACGGCATGGGCGTCATCGTCGGCATCGACAAGTTCATGTCCGAATGCCGCGCCCTGACCAACTTCACCGGCAACGCTGTGGCCACTCTGCTCATCGGCAAATGGACGAACGAGATCGACATCGACCAGGCACGGGCAACGCTGGCCGGCAAGAGTCCGTTCGACGAGCAGTCCCTCGAACCGGACGCCCACGGAGTACCGGCTGACACCGAGTCGGCTGCCCCCGAGGACAGCGAGAAGGAGAAGGTGTCCGTGAGCTGAACCGCGCAAAGACCCAGCGACGCAGCCGGAACAGTGTCGACGGATAGTGGTTCATCCTGCACGTGGTCGCCGACTGCGGAAATAGATTCGGCCACCGGCTCGAGAGCATGTCGGAGGAAGACGGGCACGAACAGCGCTGCGGATGTGGGGGAGCTGTGAGCCGATGTGGCAGGATGGAGAACTGTCCAGCGGCACAGCATCACGGAGAGGGGGCATGCGCGCTCATGCCTGTTCGGGAACTCGACTCATCATCTGGGGTGCCGTTCTACCGTCAGATCAAGGACATCCTCCGCCATGAGATCTCCAACGGGGAGGTCGACGGCCAGACCCCCATCACCGAGGCGCTGCTGCTCGACCGCTTCGAGGTCAGTCGCGCGCCGATCCGGCAGGCGCTGAAAGAACTCTCCGACGAAGGCTTCGTCTATCGCCGGCAGGGCAAGGGAACCTTCCCCGTTCCCGGGGCCCAGGTCCATCGTCCCGCCGACATCCGTCCCGGCGGCTTCCAGGACTACCTCATCGAACGCGGCATGCACCCGACCTCGGTCGTCAACAACCTCGGCCGCGTTCGCCCGCCGGAGCACGTCCGCTCTCTGCTCGAACTCGCCGATACCGCCGAGGTGCTCCATTTCCGCCGGATCATCTCCGTCGAAGGCGAACCAT
The Brevibacterium marinum genome window above contains:
- a CDS encoding response regulator, encoding MTGDDAELRVLIVEDDPMTAEAHGDYVRRVPGFTVAAICLSGYDALARIDALADAGTPVDIVLLDMSLTDSHGLDVAKRMNTRGHGADIIAITAVRHLQVIKSAISTGITQYLIKPFTFAAFREKLENQRAFRLNLSGDEAGSLATQAAVDNALSALRSVSSERLPKGLIEETLAAVSGVVRDSMSPVSATEVGARLELSRVTVRRYLEHLVKTKQAVKQPRHGTPGRPEYEYRWA
- a CDS encoding sensor histidine kinase, with the translated sequence MPGRVRGRGGPLARRLFFLQLALIVIVCAALSITSYVSTLGSARDATSERVLSIAETLAHDPFVIESVQGSEASETSAKLQPYALTVISTADVDFVTIMDRDRTRYTHPDRRQLGKDYIGSVDRALTGHSQVEEYEGTLGESVRAIVPITDSSGEVTAMVSVGVTLQTLSVARAAALPQIIIVGLAAIGLGGLGSWILSRYLRRVTLGYGPEQLKSLFAFYDSALHSLREGLVLVDDDGRLVLYNDEAAALLGLPEPDDRTPIPLAEVDLPVSVDALLSSGRDAVDEIHLTQERVLVVNQKRASQPDGGRDEDRGGGTVATLRDRTDIQELTGELETMTTLTEALRAQTHEHANRLHTVSTLIELGRSPEALDFAVRDQQESQRLTDSFVDSLDEPFITALMIGKAAQANERGIELTVTATGQLPPASLDARDLVTVAGNLLDNAFDAAADSEERHVWADFVAADGELIITIADSGPGIEDTDIDAIFHLGASEKAAAPRTGGRGFGLVLVRQAVTRLGGELDVESDGGAIFTVTLPLTEDNLGEGAANDSAATNERTGDGRDGGDDGR
- a CDS encoding cation:dicarboxylate symporter family transporter; the protein is MATLPSNAEAAEAGPTPPQRKKDRTHWLYIMVIIAVVLGAAIGLMAPEVGIALKPLGTAFVALIKMIIAPIIFCTIVLGVGSVARAATVGKVGGLAMVYFLIMATFALVIGLVVGNLIHPGAGLHLKPYEESSGGSEGSTVEFLMSLIPGDIPVLPTLVLALLVGFALQSMGKAGEPVVNGIRHIQAVVFKLMMMIMWAAPVGAFGAIAAVVGATGWAAIGSMAILMGAFYLTCALFIVIVLGGLLKIVTGLNIFLLMKYLAREYLLIFSTSSSESALPRLLAKMEHAGVSKPVVGITVPTGYSFNLDGTAIYLTMASLFVSTAMGMPMSLPEQISLLVFMIIASKGAAGVTGAGLATLAAGLQSHRPELLDGMGVIVGIDKFMSECRALTNFTGNAVATLLIGKWTNEIDIDQARATLAGKSPFDEQSLEPDAHGVPADTESAAPEDSEKEKVSVS
- a CDS encoding GntR family transcriptional regulator — its product is MPVRELDSSSGVPFYRQIKDILRHEISNGEVDGQTPITEALLLDRFEVSRAPIRQALKELSDEGFVYRRQGKGTFPVPGAQVHRPADIRPGGFQDYLIERGMHPTSVVNNLGRVRPPEHVRSLLELADTAEVLHFRRIISVEGEPLAANEVYVITPEGFETTVDELIDAGSVFALLEDRFGLTVVRAANEAWATGADESLASALAIEVGTPVLSIDSVFYARDGRPLGWRSAMHRPDEFKFHFLTGR